In the genome of Bombyx mori chromosome 13, ASM3026992v2, the window TGAAAATGAACGTATCACCTCAATACAGTGTTTTGAAAATCTTCAAACCGTTATTTAAGGTCCAAACTCTATTCGGTTCTGTGCGTGTAAAAGTGGGCGATAATGGAATAACTAAGACAACTAAACTTCAAAAGTTTTACAGTATATTCAACATATTGTTCGCAACGACCGGTCATTTTTATACGTCTTTTGTTTATTCTGTGTGCGTTCCATGTGTCGGTAACAGCGTAGCTGAAACATCCATGGCTTTAATACAAATATATGCCGGCCACTTAATGAACTCATTCATTGTGTTCTCGAACACTTTTCTCCACAACGAAAAGAATGTTCAAATGTTCAAAAGTCTTTGTTCCATCGACGAGTTAATGAAGATTGTGAGGCTAGAACACCGCGACTTGAAACTGTTCATTGCTATCATATTGCTGCTGTCATCTACGGTAATAATGAACGTATATTTTCTGATTTATATGGTGATAATCTTACCAATATCAGAAAAATGGGTTCCGTTCGCTAATATTGGGATTATGAATGAAGATTTAGAAGCTATCACCTTTGTATCAGTGCTTTATATGCTTTATGATAGagttaaatatattaatcaaACAGCGTTGGACCCAGTAAATATTGCAAAACTGATAAAGGAAAGTGATGGTCAAAACGACGAGGAAACAGTATCAAGAATTTTGAAGGCTTTCAAAGAAATCTCTAAAGCTTATAAAATCGTGGAGAAAACGTTTAGAGTGTTTGTTAGTATTTCAAATTtcattagattagattagagaCTTagattatagacaaaaaaatctaaacagTTCGGATCTTGGGATCTTTTCCATAGTTTCCCTAACCACTTTCTAATCTCCAACCACCGCTCGCATGAATCCTGAGATAGTCTTTATAGACATACATATTCCTATAACACTCTTATTCTGATTAACAATTGCCCATTGTCCTTGCAAGGCCGTCGCACTCCCAAATTATGTAATGAATATTGGCACCTCTTCCTTGCACAATCAGCAGGTTGCGTCGTTAGCCACATCAAATCTTAATGCTTTAACGCACAGGGTGTGAGAAAATCGAGTCTGAAAGCAGATACAAGTTGATGTTTTCTGATACTATAGTAAAAGAGTCACAGTCAAGAAacggtattttgtaaatttttcacGATTCCGTGTGGTGTAGGTGTCCAGTGGCTATCTTAATTTGTCGATTGCAAgctaattaaatacatatttagttTTCAGAGAAAATGAGAAAATGGTTTACATAGACTGAGCAGTAACTGattagtaataattatttactggtggtaggacttcttgtgagtccgtacgggtacgTTACaccaccttgcttatttctgccgtgaaggagtaatgcgtttcggtttgaagggcggggcagccgttgtaactatacctgaaaccttagaacttatatcacaaggtgggtggcgcatttacgttgtagatttctatgggctccattaaccactcaacaccaggtgagctgtgagctcgtccaaacatttaagcaaaaaaataaaaataaaaaacctattaataatattaatccgTTCAGggcttaaaaacaaattttcgtTCAACGTTtaaataatcaaatcaaatccaaTGATTTTAACAGTCCCCATAAATGTGTTCTCTAGTAAGAGAACAATAAATGTGTTCCCTAGTGAGAGAACACATTTATATTTGTACACAATATTTTACACAGCCCAGTAGGGCTTGACACGACATCAAAATACTCACAGTTTAGAAAGCCTGAACTAATCCTACTCTTTGTTGCAGTTCATGTTCCTCGTGATACACATGTTTTTCTTTCAAATGCTCACAGTGGAGATATTGATTGTATTGTCAGACGTAAgtacttgaatatttttttcagaacTGACGTATGAGACCTTAACCAAGTCGCATTTTATACACCTATGCCATTCCAACATATTTAAGGAAATAAGTGCTGGTAAAACAAATCTCTACGCTTTCATATTACCATAGATTTTGTGGAAAAGTTATCAGAaacaaccctcagacacagcccactgagtttctaaccggatcttctcagtgggtcgcgtttccgatccggtggtagattctgcgaagcacggctcttgctagagttcgtgttagcaacgtcatcgagtttgagccccgtgagcgaCGCTgatgtagcctctcaaggctatcagcttaggtaggaaaaaaggaaaacaaacaGAAACTTCATCAACTGATCGTTTCTCATTGTCTGCGAAGAAATCCAACCAAGAAAGAAATAGAATTGGCATACTTAGGCACGATTAAATAtgagtgtatgtgtgtgttcTTTTTAATTCTAGAATCTGTCTTGGGGGACGTTCATGTCAAAAAATTTAATCGGAGTCAAATTCATTGCTCGAATCATGCTGATCAGTGTCTGCGTCAGTTACTTAGAAAGGGAATTACAGAAGACAAAAGGACTCTGCAATCTTGCCGTACGAAATTGTGAGAATGGTAAATCCTGTAGTAAAGTAGTTTAGAGGCTGGGTCGAAGATTGCAGCTTGCCTGGCACTACTGTGGATGGCTAGTATCCttatctgtgttttttttttaatttttttattgcttagatgagtggacgagctctcagtccacctggtgttaagtggttactggagcccatagacatctacaacgtaaatgcgccacccaccttgagatataagttccaaggtctcagtatagttacaacggctgctccacccttcaaaccgaaacgcattactgcttcacggcagaaataggcagggtggtgttacctatccgtgcgaactcacaagaggtcctaccactagtaattacgcaaattataattttgcgggtttgatttttattacatgatgttattccttcactgtggaagtcaatattgaacgtttgttgagtacgtatttcatagaaaaattcgtacctgcctgagattcgaacaccggtggatcgctcaacacgaatgcaccggacgtcatatcctttaggccacgacgacttttaaataTTGCTCTGTATATCTTTTGTACAAGATGTATAGATATCAGAAATATCtctcttaattttaattatttacataccTGAACAATACATTTATATACCTGAACATACTTTCAAATGTATCACTAAATAATTTCCTTAACTATTAACTTCATGTGTTCCATTTAACTAATGCCCTTACTCCTAAACCCGGTTTCGCGGTATCCTACCATACCCATCCACTACGTTGCAAGTCCGCGTCTATTTCCTCAGGAAGCTATAAACATACCTTTGAAATCTCGGATAGCGATCGCATTCCTATTCTACATAAAGGGTATAAATTATCAGCAcctaaattgaaaaataaaaaaatacagcctTAATGTGTGCGGAAAACATATTGATTTACTAAACAAAGCATAATTACAACGTTTAAGTAAGTTTATAGGTGGAAAGGTTCGCTGTATAAGTAGTAAGTAGTACGCTAAGTAAGAATTGTGATCAGAAtatttaatgcttttttttcattattttttttcagatataGTTCGTTGTCACTTGAAAAATATTTACCGTATAATAGACACAGAAATTGAACCTATGACGGTGTTTGGTTTATTTTACATCAACAATGTGCCTTTAGATCTGATCTCACTTACCGCTACTTACACCGTCGTCTTGTTGCAGTTCGCTTTTCTGTAAAAAATCCTCGAGAGAAAAACAGGTATTAAACGTTGAAAAACTTAATAACTCGATTGTGTATTTCATTGAATCAAATGTATAGTTTAAGTTTTATGActataattaaaactgtttttacgttaattacattcatttaattaattgttaattatttccgatgcttaaaatattttacgcaaggctatttaaatacaaaaaaaaaacaatttaaacagaGACGATGGTTGGTGTTTATCTAACATTTGGCATTCTCATTTACATTTTCTTAGTGTGACAATTAATTTCCTGCGATCCCTTTCTTGCCAGTCTCAACTTTATATTCAAAAACTATATAGTACATGTATATTTTAGAtgcgaaataataaaatgtgaaattaaattaaaccagGTGAGATgagaaaataaagtttatatatTTGTGCGCTTTTACAGATACGAAATGGCTAGTAAACCACTGCTATTACACgattaaacctgaagaaatactaaattaaaaaaaataacacaatttacACAGCTTCACTCGTCACCTTGCGGATGGAACCACGTAtcattttaaagattttttattaactaactAGCTGCCCTGGCAGCCATCGTagagcctcaatcgataaataaaagacctaaacttttgtataaaataaacttaaaacaaacaaaaggaatccgtccgacggggaacgcatgaaaggaaaaacaaaattgttataatatttttatgtattataattccgagcactttcatatttatttaccttttcaacgttctctggacttccacaaatagttcaagaccaaaattagccaaatcgatccagccgttctcgttcgggctactatggctcggttcctgcgccggccgcagcgcaccgttgctatcagggtcatccgtggatatcgcaccgtctcattcgaggcggcgtgtgtgttggcggggacgccgccatgggagttggaggcggagtcgctcgctgccgactatcggtggcgcagtgagcttcgtgctctgggcgtggcgcgtccctccaaaagtgagctgcgggcgcggaaggcccattctcggcggtccgtgctcgaatcgtggtcgaggcggttggccaaccccacgtggggtctacggaccgtcgaggcggtttacccagtgttttatgactgggtgaatcgtggccgaggacgcctcaccttccgtctggtgcaggtgctgactgggcacggatgcttcggaaagtacctgcaccggataggagctgagccgacgacgaggtgccaccattgtgggcacgacctggacacggcggagcatacgctcgctgtctgccccgcatgggaggtgcagcgccgtgtccttgtcgcaaagataggaccagacttgtcgctgcctggcgtcgtggcgtcgatgcttggcggcgacgagtcttggaaggctatgctcgacttctgcgagtgcaccatctcgcagaaggaggcggcggggcgagtgaggcaaagctctcctcactacgcagaaacccgccgccgccgagcagggggtcgggaccggggtcccgtccgtaacccggccccctaagggcttcgggctccacccgctttgtgcggggagcaacctaggcgtggggcggcgtggtaggtcgcgttcccccgaccgctccgggggaaggtgtagcgcggcgctatcaatcgggctcttggcccgtcgaccgagggaaccggcggtcgtgttgctggcggccgccggtccggcgtctgggggacggcgggatggatgtaatgtgcactgcgtaaaccctgtcccgccgtctcaatagctccgactgggttcccacccggtccggggtagggcgccggctgtgagcggcaggagtttttagtgaggttcgactcccacataccccacctgctgtgcgggtggggatccggcgattttctcc includes:
- the LOC134200018 gene encoding uncharacterized protein LOC134200018 — translated: MFFFQMLTVEILIVLSDNLSWGTFMSKNLIGVKFIARIMLISVCVSYLERELQKTKGLCNLAVRNCENDIVRCHLKNIYRIIDTEIEPMTVFGLFYINNVPLDLISLTATYTVVLLQFAFL